One window from the genome of Cricetulus griseus strain 17A/GY chromosome 2, alternate assembly CriGri-PICRH-1.0, whole genome shotgun sequence encodes:
- the Capsl gene encoding calcyphosin-like protein, which produces MGQRNQGQGCIFEDAMAGTARHDREMAIQSKKKLSTATDPIERLRLQCLARGSAGIKGLGRVFRIMDDNNNRTLDFKEFLKGLNDYAVVMEKEEAEELFRRFDRDGNGTIDFNEFLLTLRPPMSRARKEVIMKAFRKLDKTGDGVITIEDLREVYNAKHHPKYQNGEWTEEQVFRKFLDNFDSPYDKDGLVTPEEFMNYYAGVSASIDTDVFFIIMMTTAWKL; this is translated from the exons ATGGCAGGAACTGCACGCCACGACCGTGAGATGGCAATCCAATCCAAGAAAAAGCTCTCTACGGCTACTGATCCTATTGAAAGACTTCGATTGCAATGTCTAGCCAGGGGCTCTGCAGGCATCAAAGGCCTTGGCAG AGTGTTTCGGATCATGGATGACAATAACAACCGAACCCTTGATTTCAAAGAATTTTTGAAAGGGTTAAATGATTATGCTGTGGTCATGGAAAAAGAAGAGGCGGAGGAGCTTTTTCGGAGATTTGACAGGGATGGAAATGGGACCATAGACTTCAATGAGTTTCTTCTCACATTAAGA cCCCCAATGTCCAGAGCCAGGAAAGAGGTAATCATGAAAGCTTTTAGGAAGTTAGACAAAACTGGAGATGGTGTTATAACCATTGAAGACCTACGTGAAGTTTATAATGCCAAACATCATCCAAAGTACCAAAATGGGGAATGGACAGAGGAGCAAGTCTTTCGGAAATTTCTGGACAACTTTGATTCACCGTATGACAAAGACGGGTTG GTGACCCCTGAGGAGTTCATGAACTACTATGCAGGTGTGAGTGCATCCATTGACACGGATGTGTTCTTCATCATCATGATGACAACTGCCTGGAAGCTCTGA